A region of Pasteurellaceae bacterium Orientalotternb1 DNA encodes the following proteins:
- a CDS encoding leucyl aminopeptidase, with product MEFSVKNGSVEKQRTACLVVGVYEPRRLSQAAEQLDKLSDGYISALLKKGDLEGKVGQTLLLHHVPNVPADRVLLVGCGKERELTERQYKQVMQKMIQVLNDTGSTEIVCCLTELHVKARSIYWNVRFAVEAIQEIGYAYTDFKSVKPEVRRELRKVAFNVPTRKDLTDAELALKHGKGIAAGVAVAKNVANCPPNVCTPKYLADRAKELAKAYANISSTIIDEKEMKGLGMNAYLAVSQGSQNPAYMSIIEYKNHPNPNAKPIVLVGKGMTFDSGGISIKPSEAMDEMKYDMGGAAGVYGTMKAIAEMELPLNVIGVLAGCENMPDGNAYRPGDILTTMSGLTVEVLNTDAEGRLVLCDALTYVERFEPELVIDVATLTGACVVALGTHTTGLISTSNALAHDLLNASEQADDRAWRLPMGEEYQEQLKSNFADLANIGGRYGGAITAGVFLSNFTKKYNWAHLDIAGTAWKSGAAKGATGRPVPMLSQFLIEKVQKTS from the coding sequence ATGGAATTTAGCGTAAAAAATGGATCGGTTGAGAAACAACGGACAGCGTGTTTGGTCGTGGGCGTGTATGAACCACGTCGCTTATCGCAAGCCGCAGAACAACTCGATAAATTGAGCGATGGTTACATCAGTGCCTTGCTCAAAAAAGGCGATTTAGAAGGCAAAGTGGGGCAAACCTTGTTATTGCACCACGTTCCCAATGTACCAGCGGATCGTGTTTTGCTTGTCGGCTGCGGCAAAGAGCGTGAGCTGACCGAGCGTCAATATAAACAAGTGATGCAAAAAATGATCCAAGTACTCAACGACACAGGCTCAACAGAAATCGTCTGTTGCTTAACGGAATTGCACGTCAAAGCCCGTTCGATTTATTGGAATGTGCGTTTTGCAGTCGAAGCGATTCAAGAAATTGGCTACGCTTATACCGATTTCAAAAGCGTGAAACCTGAAGTTCGCCGTGAATTGCGTAAAGTGGCATTTAACGTGCCAACTCGCAAAGATCTTACCGATGCGGAGCTCGCATTAAAACACGGTAAAGGCATCGCTGCAGGCGTTGCGGTGGCGAAAAATGTTGCCAATTGCCCGCCCAATGTCTGCACTCCGAAATATCTTGCCGATCGTGCTAAAGAACTCGCCAAAGCGTACGCCAACATCAGTTCTACAATCATTGATGAGAAAGAAATGAAAGGCTTGGGAATGAATGCTTATTTAGCGGTGTCGCAAGGTTCGCAAAATCCTGCTTATATGTCGATTATCGAATACAAAAACCACCCAAATCCAAATGCTAAACCGATTGTGCTAGTCGGCAAAGGAATGACCTTTGACAGCGGCGGTATCTCCATTAAACCATCTGAAGCGATGGACGAAATGAAATATGATATGGGTGGAGCAGCAGGCGTTTACGGCACAATGAAAGCCATTGCGGAAATGGAATTGCCGTTGAACGTGATCGGCGTATTGGCAGGCTGCGAAAATATGCCAGATGGCAATGCCTATCGCCCTGGTGATATTCTCACCACAATGTCAGGGCTCACGGTAGAAGTGTTGAATACTGATGCAGAAGGGCGATTGGTGTTGTGCGATGCCTTGACTTATGTGGAGCGTTTCGAGCCTGAATTGGTGATTGATGTGGCAACACTTACGGGGGCTTGCGTGGTTGCCCTTGGTACACATACAACAGGATTGATTTCAACCAGCAACGCATTAGCACACGATCTACTCAATGCGTCAGAACAAGCAGACGACCGTGCGTGGCGTTTACCGATGGGCGAAGAATATCAAGAGCAGCTCAAGTCGAACTTTGCTGATCTGGCGAATATCGGTGGTCGTTACGGCGGTGCCATTACAGCGGGCGTGTTTTTGTCTAACTTCACCAAAAAATACAACTGGGCTCACTTAGACATCGCTGGCACCGCTTGGAAATCGGGTGCTGCCAAAGGAGCAACGGGTCGCCCAGTGCCAATGCTTTCGCAGTTCTTGATTGAAAAAGTACAAAAAACGTCTTAA
- a CDS encoding recombinase, with product MKDNLLKNQDNLTPFIEQKLSQNDIFGLLDGLCEWLREGGSQAAERLYFVIKVLKQNNALGQKFASQLCRWLCGMRIYPLLVSRGILARENFGKEMKNRLYERINPSFKDINDLRDVFFLLFNRKDDANWLNAIPMQYWETFLNLLRRYATPHERETVHNHLRYEGLFAIEMLSIWIAAEEMEPELMRLDPELLDTESPFVELQREVANWAAARRQNEKYDSAHLEVMFEQSQQQIERLQKRGSIAGSSLGAAHLLERLSQTLVRLAELMDVFASDRFLSRRVLVLTGSLAAASADQHSVSSLWKQSVKMLSRSITQNTSDHGEHYITRNKKEYFGMFSSAAAGGLLIALMALIKIYIGNVVDDKVSQSLLYALNYALGFVVIFMLHCTVATKQPAMTAARFAEAVEKNPQGRAVDMKLAQLLVDVFRSQSVAVLGNVSVALSLAMLIAFGFTHYTGTPLLNAKQVAYQLHSIDIFGGTLWFAALAGVWLFLSGIISGFFDNRTNYLNLRMRLQHHPLLKMLMPTKLREGFANYMHENYGSIMGNLCFGFLLGLTGLFGYWTGLPLDIRHVAFSSANLGYAAVSGEIASGLFVQGLCYVLIIGLINLIVSFSLTLWVALRSLSTEIDSWRNIAKCVWQIAKKRPLSLFLPLQLENEKS from the coding sequence TTGAAAGATAACCTATTGAAAAACCAAGATAATTTAACACCATTCATTGAACAAAAGCTCAGTCAGAATGACATCTTCGGACTGCTTGATGGCTTATGCGAATGGCTACGAGAAGGTGGCTCACAAGCTGCTGAACGGCTCTACTTTGTGATTAAAGTGCTGAAACAAAACAATGCGTTAGGGCAAAAATTTGCATCTCAACTGTGCCGTTGGCTGTGCGGAATGCGAATTTATCCCTTGCTTGTCAGCCGTGGGATTTTAGCTCGGGAAAATTTTGGTAAAGAGATGAAAAACCGTCTGTATGAGCGAATTAACCCGTCTTTCAAAGATATCAATGATTTACGCGATGTGTTTTTCTTGCTGTTTAACCGTAAAGACGATGCCAACTGGTTGAATGCGATCCCAATGCAATACTGGGAAACGTTTCTCAATTTACTTCGCCGCTATGCCACACCGCACGAACGGGAAACAGTGCACAACCATTTGCGTTATGAAGGCTTGTTTGCCATTGAAATGCTCTCGATCTGGATTGCGGCGGAAGAAATGGAACCAGAACTGATGCGACTTGATCCTGAATTACTAGATACCGAAAGCCCTTTTGTTGAGCTACAACGAGAAGTCGCAAACTGGGCTGCCGCTCGCCGCCAAAATGAGAAATATGATAGTGCCCATTTGGAAGTGATGTTTGAACAGAGCCAACAACAAATCGAACGCTTACAAAAACGGGGCAGTATCGCAGGTTCATCGCTAGGTGCGGCTCACCTGTTAGAACGACTTTCACAAACATTAGTGCGTTTAGCCGAATTGATGGACGTGTTCGCATCTGATCGTTTTTTATCCCGCCGAGTATTGGTTTTGACGGGCTCACTTGCGGCTGCATCGGCAGATCAACATAGTGTATCAAGCCTTTGGAAGCAAAGTGTCAAAATGCTCTCTCGTAGCATTACGCAAAACACCAGTGACCACGGTGAGCATTACATCACTCGCAATAAAAAAGAGTATTTCGGTATGTTCTCTTCCGCCGCCGCAGGTGGCTTGCTGATTGCGTTGATGGCGTTGATTAAAATTTATATCGGCAACGTAGTGGACGATAAAGTCAGCCAAAGCCTGCTCTATGCTCTGAATTACGCCCTCGGTTTTGTGGTAATTTTTATGCTGCATTGCACCGTGGCAACCAAACAGCCCGCAATGACGGCGGCACGTTTTGCCGAAGCGGTGGAGAAAAATCCGCAAGGGCGAGCGGTGGATATGAAATTGGCACAGCTTTTAGTCGATGTGTTCCGTTCGCAAAGCGTTGCCGTGTTGGGTAATGTGTCGGTTGCCCTAAGTTTAGCAATGCTCATTGCATTCGGCTTTACCCACTATACTGGCACACCGCTGCTCAATGCCAAGCAAGTGGCTTATCAGCTGCATTCGATCGATATTTTTGGCGGTACTTTGTGGTTTGCGGCATTAGCGGGCGTTTGGCTATTTTTATCAGGCATTATTTCGGGCTTTTTTGATAACCGCACAAACTATCTCAACTTGCGAATGCGATTGCAGCATCACCCCTTGCTAAAAATGCTAATGCCCACCAAGCTACGTGAAGGCTTTGCCAATTATATGCACGAAAATTACGGGTCGATTATGGGAAACCTTTGTTTCGGTTTTCTACTTGGTTTAACAGGGCTTTTCGGCTACTGGACAGGGCTTCCGTTAGATATTCGCCACGTTGCCTTTTCTTCAGCCAATTTGGGCTATGCTGCAGTGAGTGGCGAAATTGCAAGCGGTCTGTTTGTACAAGGACTTTGCTATGTGTTAATCATTGGCTTGATCAATTTGATCGTCAGTTTCTCACTCACGCTGTGGGTTGCCCTACGCTCGCTTAGCACTGAAATTGATAGCTGGAGAAATATCGCAAAATGTGTATGGCAAATCGCCAAAAAACGCCCGCTTAGCTTGTTCTTACCGCTTCAGTTAGAAAATGAGAAATCTTAA
- a CDS encoding tRNA dihydrouridine synthase DusA, protein MENTFYRGRFSVAPMLDWTTRHCRYFHRQFTRHTLLYSEMITAPAILHAKYDLLGFDLAENPVALQLGGSDPEQLEKCAKRVEERGYAEINLNVGCPSDRVQNGMFGACLMGKAELVARCVEAMQNQVQIPVTVKHRIGIDELDSYEFLCDFIEKIQPYCHDFIVHARKAWLSGLSPKENREIPPLDYERVYQLKRDFPHLNISINGGIKTIDEIKQHLQFVDGVMVGREAYQNPSLLGQIDRELFDPNAPIITAKQAVEKMLPYIESQLSQGIYLNHIVRHMLGAFQNCKGARQWRRHLSENACKQGAGMEVVQQALAFVE, encoded by the coding sequence ATGGAAAACACCTTTTACCGTGGGCGATTTTCGGTCGCACCCATGTTGGACTGGACCACACGCCACTGCCGCTATTTTCACCGCCAATTTACCCGCCATACGTTGTTATACAGCGAAATGATCACTGCGCCTGCGATTTTGCACGCCAAATACGATCTGCTTGGCTTTGACCTTGCGGAAAACCCTGTGGCGTTGCAATTAGGCGGAAGCGATCCCGAGCAGCTGGAAAAATGTGCCAAACGGGTAGAAGAACGGGGGTATGCGGAGATCAATTTAAATGTTGGCTGTCCGTCTGATCGAGTGCAAAATGGAATGTTTGGGGCTTGCTTGATGGGCAAGGCGGAGTTGGTCGCTCGTTGTGTTGAGGCGATGCAAAATCAGGTGCAAATTCCCGTGACGGTTAAGCACCGCATCGGCATTGATGAGCTGGACAGTTATGAATTTTTATGTGATTTCATCGAAAAAATTCAGCCTTATTGCCACGATTTTATCGTCCACGCCCGCAAAGCCTGGCTGTCGGGGCTTAGCCCAAAAGAGAATCGTGAAATTCCGCCGTTGGATTACGAGAGAGTGTATCAGCTCAAACGGGATTTCCCGCATCTCAACATCAGCATTAACGGTGGTATCAAAACTATTGATGAAATCAAGCAACATTTGCAGTTTGTAGATGGCGTGATGGTTGGGCGTGAAGCCTACCAAAATCCATCACTGCTTGGGCAGATTGATCGTGAATTATTCGATCCGAATGCTCCGATCATCACCGCCAAACAAGCGGTTGAAAAGATGCTGCCGTATATCGAAAGCCAACTCAGTCAAGGGATTTATCTCAACCACATTGTCCGCCATATGCTCGGGGCATTCCAAAACTGCAAAGGGGCAAGACAATGGCGACGCCACCTTAGCGAAAACGCCTGCAAACAAGGGGCGGGCATGGAAGTGGTGCAACAAGCGTTGGCTTTTGTTGAATAG